The nucleotide window GGTAAGCCTTTTGCTGTTAATAGCAGCTAGCATCGGGCACATTTTTTAAGCAGAGAGCCCTTTAGAGCCCCCCTCTTGATAACCCTCATTGAATTTGAATCCCTGTTGAACCATGAAATCTGTGCATTTGATGTCGACAATATTAGCCTTCTTATGTAGCCGCCCGTGAACTTAGTTTGAGGGATAATTTGTATGTGCTACCAAGGGAGTAAGAACATATCGACTTGCAAGCCAATTTAAGCTAATCTCATATGAGGTTTCCATTTCATTccgtttttttatattttatttattaattaaaaaaaattgaagtTGTTGCCTCCGCTGCTGCTTGTGAACTTGACTGGCAGTGGAATTGCACAGAGACCAAAATGGAGTGGGCGTAGGAAATTGAATTGCCAGTGTGCACATAAGGAGTGGGTGTCAATCCATTGTAGATTTTGGAGATAAATGATGGAGGGAGCCTCTGCGGACCTCTGCTGTGTCAGATGACTCACTGTGAACCGGAGGAACCGTCTGGTAATTTAAGAaagggttgttgttttttggtgtgttaaaaaaaaagaaattgtggATGATGGGCCCAGCTTCAGGGCCTAAATTGGCAGTTGTTTCAGACAGAATGTTAGTCTTCCTGTGTTCAGCAACAACCTCCTGGTTTCTGGTGATTTAGAGAAGTCATGACGGAGACAGGCATGcgttggaggagaggaggaggaggaggaggaggaggagagggtgggctgTTGTGTTGCTCCAAAGGATTGAGCAATGTGCCAATTTGACCTTTGCAGCTCTCGATTTAACACTGATggatttgatttgtttgtttattttgctGCGTTCAAGCAACGTACTTTGGATcttaaaccttttttttcctcttacaGGGCAGAGCCTAGGTTATGGATTTGTGAATTATGTGGACCCAAAAGATGCAGAAAAAGCCATCAACACCTTAAACGGCCTGAGACTTCAGACCAAAACTATTAAGGTAAGCCGTCATTGATGCATATGTGGTTTAATGCCATGAATTCATGTTTTTTAATCACTGTACACAAATCTTACCACATCTGCTTCGAAAGTGATGGATACCCCCACTTTATACCTACCGTATTTCCATCTTATCCGTGCAAGGGATGAAATTGGACCGGTTAAATATCCAACTTTATCATTAACTCTGGCGACTGGCATCAAGTTCAAAAACAGCCAGCAGTGAGAGGAGAAAATGGAGCCTTTTGTTAATATCGTCAGCACAGCTCCAGGCCTCGAGTATGTAGAGCAGAACAGTTTCTATGGTTGCATGTGCAGCGGCGGTGTGCGATGCCGGCACAGGGAGGTGGCTCCTATTAGCATTCATCAGGCAGCACAGGACAAGACATGCTGGAGAGAAACTCATTTGCTTCATACAGTGCATCAGGACCCTGTGAACGGTGGGCTCTGATTTATTGGATGTGATTTTttttatgacccccccccctcctcccccccacggGGCTGTGCGAGGCGTCATCTGTATTTTgccgaggagcaggggagagggagaaaatggcTGCATGCAACACACACGAAAAAAGAGGCTGCATTCAGAGATAATGAATGGATTTTGAATGGCACCAAATTGTGTACTGCAAGCTTGATTACCGTAAATGTATATTGAGGTTGGGGGAGGTGTGTCAAGCAGATCCATTGTGCTTGCATGAATCAAACAtatcactacccccccccctgctccccacacacacacctacccacacacacactagctccaGCCCAAACCTCAGAAAGTAGAacaccattttcttttcttttttacatcaCCGAAATTCTCCAGCTGCTCTGTCAGAAGTGCAAATAAACCCAAGTGTGCCAGAGGAATCTACTTTGCAAGTATTAGCATCATATGAAGTGAGACAGTacgactggggaggggggagagtcagctttcacccccccccccccccccccccccccccggacatCTCCCCatcagagcaggggggggggagagcaggcggAGGTCTCATCGATCGGGGAGCACCAAAAGGGATCCTATTTGGAGGTTTAATTAAAGCAAGTGAATTGTATTGATACTATCCATCGGGCGAGGTTGCGAGCAGGCTTAGGCGCAGCACCATTTAGCGGGCCTGACACTGTAATTAAATACGGCGGCAGTGCACTCTCCTGATAATAGACGGCCCTGTCACAGACCTGCAGGCGCCCAGCACTGGGAGGAGCAGGATgaggcaggtacacacacacacacgttgatcTCTGCACATACACTTTGTAAACTCACTCAGGAAAAGCGCAACCACACCCGTCCTACACAAGCTGTGTGCGtgagacactctcacacacaagaaGGATTGTGCTCTGAGGAAAATGAATTGATATGACTGCTCAGGGGTGTAATGATGTATTGATCCCCAGCACATGGTGGCTGACTCtggtccctgtctctcctcccccccccctccccccgctttCTATTACTTGGCTGTGTTTATGGACAAATGTTGATTTATGACTAAGTCAGAGACATTGGTTTGGCTCacgaacagagagacagaatccACCCCTCAATATCTTGACTGTTCAAGGAAAACCAATGGACACATTAGTCAATGCAGGCTTGGGTGTCTCTGTCATAAATACAGTACCAGACTGACCCGGCTCAGCAATCACTCCACAAATCTCCAGTCACCTCTGTTGAGTGGTTAGGACTCTGACCCTTTTCTCACTGTAAAAGGACTCCCCATACACAACCCCAACACACAATACCTGCCGCTCTACTAATTTAAACATGGAAATGTATGAGAAGAAACCCcttttattcaaatgaaacGCACCAACATGCAGTGCCATAGAAACGCGAGGCTCAAAGCCTGTTCAGGCCATGCTGTGTTTAGTTGTTTTTCGTCTGTGCAGAAACACTTAATGTCAGTCCCAGGGCCTGGTCCCATCCCTGCTGTTCACACACGGCTTCGTGTTGCTGGAAAGATCCAGACCCCAtcagaggagaggcagaagtCCGCTCATGAATatgtattccccccccccccccttttaactATTCCAgaagtattttattttatctatTAATGCGGCCTATATGGTGGGGGGGAGAAgatggtgtgtggggtgtttgtCATTGAATTTATAGCTTTTAATTGTCCTGGCATGCTTTAGGCCCAGACATGAATACATAAGACAGAGCATTCTCTTATCGTTTCTCGAGTGAGCGTGGGGCTGTGGTGGCGTTGTCTGGACGAGTGCTAACGCGTCCTCCTGGATTCCCTCCTGTAGGTATCCTACGCTAGGCCCAGCTCGGCCTCCATCAGAGATGCTAATCTGTACGTCAGTGGCTTGCCAAAAACCATGACTCAGaaggagctggagcagctctTCTCTCAGTACGGACGCATCATTACCTCGCGCATTCTGGTGGACCAGGTGACCGGTGAGTAGGAGGtgacagagccccccccccccccccccccccccgctgtttctccctctctttttcgctctctgtctgcttgcagtgccccctgccccccccccccccccccccctccctccagactggcATTTTCTGACAAACCAGCCAGAGGAATGCATCATAGGTGTCCGTCTGCGGTCTCCAAAATGCAATTTTCCACTGGCGCCATTCATAAATATGCATAGATGGATGGAATATGAAATGGCCGTGGAGTTAGAAGACTCTGTGATTGGTAATTTCTTCTGCctctaacccccaccccctcccctgatTCCCCTGTCCTCATCCCCTAAGGTGTAGCTGTAGCACTGGGTTTTCATGGCAAGAAATGAAATACATTTACAGTTATAATCTCCATTTCCCAACTGCCATGTGGAAATGGAATCCTTATGAAATACTAATAAACAGAATCTTGTGTTCACCGAGCCATTTCCTGCCTCCTCTACAGAAGAAATTTACAATATTCTCCCAGGCAAGGATTAGAGAAGGCTTCCATATGTCATTTTCTTTTGCCAAGCCAattttagtatgtgtttttgtcTTCAATTTAAAAATGTGACTGCAGAGCAAGTGTGTGTAGTACGTACTAATGTATCCGCTGTTTTCCATCTGCAGTCATATTTCTGGTACCCTAGTCTGCAACCATCTTGAATCCTGTGGCTTATTTCCTACATTGATACATTTCCCTCATGGGAATTGTAGTTCTGATGTGTTAAAGACTACTTAGATTTATTTAAGCAGTCTGGAGCTTTGAGCAATGACCCAGTTTGACCACAAATGTTGATATCCCTGTATCTGTCATGGATAATCTCTTTAAATTGCAGTGACTGTATTGATGTGCGCAAGCCCATTGCGAATCGATGAGTGATGGAGTGGGGGGGAACCTTGCTATGCGCACATCTAAACAACAGGCTCTGACGTTTCCCCAGGAGTTTCCCGAGGGGTGGGGTTCATCCGCTTCGACCGGCGAATCGAAGCAGAGGAGGCTATCAAGGGCCTGAACGGCCAGAAGCCGCCCGGCGCCACCGAGCCCATCACGGTGAAGTTCGCCAACAACCCGAGTCAGAAGACCAGCCAGGCGCTGCTCTCCCAGCTCTACCAGTCGCCCAATCGAAGGTACCCTGGACCCCTCGCACAGCAGGCACAGCGTTTCAGGTAACGGGGCACACCCACAaccaataataatgatgattagAGCTGAGCCAAGGAACACCAGAGATGGAATCGTTTAGGTGTTAGGCCCCTAAACTAATGGAAATTGTCCTTCAACTCGGTATTGTCgaactgttttgtgtttggtCTATCAATTCTCCAACTTTAATTTCACAACCACACTTTGCTGTGTACGTCCCATTGCAAATTAATAACAGACACTTTTATATAGAGATGatttgtgtgtggggaggtgggttgACTCGCATGTAATGGGAAACTTGTACTTATAAGGATATTGGTCACAGGTGTTTAATGTCACTctttgtactgtatgtaattGATCACTTACAACAATTACATAAAAGCATGGGTCTTCATGGTCCATCTTTGCCTCTGGTGGACCTTTTGACAAAGGTTAATGTCAGTGGGGTAATCAGGAAATGGTTTCCTTGGGGATAACTTGTTATCCCCACTTGGAACCCTCCAGTTGGCTTGTTTGATTCCCAATGTGTAGGCATTTTTGGCATAATATATGAAAATGTGTTCCATCAATGCACCTCTGGTTATGTGCTTCTACTAACACCTTGtttggtttttattttattcaggtTGGACAATCTGCTAAACATGGCTTACGGAGTGAAAAGGTAATTTATATATTCAAGTCCTCTTTCCTGGGTGTGTCTGCAGCTAAATAAGGCAGAGACACCCAGCCACCCATGAACCTccaggttcccccccccccccccccccccccccccaatatctCCACAGCTTCGTGGGTGTGTATGCCCAGGGGGGTTTCAGGCCTGCCAGTGTGTAGTGAAGTGTGCCTGGTATGTGAGGCTAGATATtagtgtatgtttgtttttcacacggggtgtgagggagggaggcggtcAGGGGATAACGCTCTGCTACGCTCTGAGGCTGATTCACCCTGGCAGGAGAAAGGCCAGTGACGGGTCACATGTCACACAGCCAGCCCCATACCTGATCCTGTGACCCTGGgcattctctttctccatcctccctccttcatccctctcctcatcctccctctcctcatcctccctccccatgcTCACTCTCCccatcatccctcctcatccttcctttctccgtcctccctctccccatcctccctctccccatcatccctcctcgtcctccctctccccgtcctccctctctcatcctctctttctacATGCACCTCCACCATGGCCTGCTCTGGACTCTCGTAGCCCATGTTTTTCACTACATTTATTTTATACTTGAGTTGATGCAATTGGTTTTCTGATTCATACTTGCAACCATAAGTCCTCTTCATTTGCCTGTCCTTGGACTTGACAGCTTTCAGTCATGTTTTATTACACTCGCATTTCAGTATTTCATACTGCTAATTCTCTCCGAATTGATCTATAATAACAAATGTTGTCCTCTTTAAAACATCTGCTGCCTTTCAAGAATGTCCACAATGAACAGTTTGATTGAGCTCAATTTCATAAAATGCCTCCCAGATGCCTGATTAGAAGTACAGTAAAGCACAAAGGCCCGTCACTGGTGATGGTCGTTTTGtgattctccccccccccccccccccccccgcttgtcGGCTGGTGTCTTGGTTGCCTAATCTCTCTCCTGGTCCTTGATGCTGCGAGCACACCTGTCAGGCTGCATGTTCCCTGAGATGCCAACTGGAGCAAGTAATCTCATCTGACACCTGCTGAAATAATTCATGCCCTCCCATGCACTTTGGTTTTTGTTTCTTCAAACTGCAAAAATTCCATTTACCTACCAAGCAGGATTTCAGGCTACTTTTATTCTAGTCGTTTGAGTAACAGCCAATATTGCGTCGCACCCTTCAAAGCTTTTGATCTCTAGGAAATCCATCCCATCCTAATTCATAGGAGTGGGTCAGTTTAGGAATTAGGCCATTTTGCCTTAAAAGTTAAAGAAGCCTTTCAAAATAGACTCATCTCGAGCAACATTTTACCTCCAAACAGTCAACTATCATTGCCAGTGGTATGAGGACCTCCTTATAAATTAAACTACAGCTACCCAATAAAATAAAGATGCGTTAGAAATTGGATATTCTTTATGACCAATGTCCAATAACCTGCTCAGTTTATACTGGGTACTTTGTCTGTCTTCGGGAGTAATATGCGTTTAATCAATAACTCATATGGTAGTCTTTGAAACATAGTAGTCTTTGAACTTCTACACCAGAATGTCCACTGAAGCACAGCAAAGAACTGAAGCACTAAAAGACTCCCAAATGTATAAATTCCCAAAGGTTAGTTTCATCATCCTTTCTGCAGAGCCCCTTGTGAGTTCCAGTTAGGACTCCCAAGTGATGCTTCCATGTAAGAAACGCTTCCCTGTTCTCCGTCGTCCTGACCCgggcttgttttgtttttctacagCAGGTTCTCCCCCATGGCTATCGACGGGGTGACCAGCCTGGCTGGCATCAACATCCCGGGGCACGCTGGCACTGGCTGGTGCATCTTCGTCTACAACCTGGCTCCAGACGCAGATGAAAGCATCCTGTGGCAGATGTTTGGGCCGTTTGGCGCCGTCACAAATGTCAAGGTCATCCGCGACTTCAACACAAACAAGTGCAAAGGGTTCGGATTTGTCACCATGACCAACTACGACGAGGCAGCCATGGCCATCGCCAGCTTGAACGGATACCGCCTCGGAGACCGAGTTCTGCAAGTCTcgttcaaaaccaacaaaacgCACAAAGCCTAATACCCACTCAGATTGTTTATAGAAAACTCTACAGAAAAATGGAAACCTACCGACCATAAACTTTCTACATTAGTAAAAACATCTTTGTAAATCAATGTTACGAAGGGAAACGATATTTAGCGTCCAACAATGtgattttcattttttttccttCATTGCTAGGCTTTCAAATTCTTACACTACTTTATGTTGAAccagaaaaaaaaatactgcaGGTTTTCACACCTGTGACGTTGCATTCTCTTGCTGTCTTTACAGATGGACCTTTTAAAAATGTTACTGATAGGTTTTTGTCGTTTTGTTGCACATCTGCTTTGAAACAGTAAGTCTTGTAAGGCTTTGTGTAGTGATTTACTTTGTATTTTTCTGTGTTCTGATTTGCCTTAGGTGCGTTTGCGTCTTAAGTGGTTTAACAAAGTGTTTATTTGAAAATAATTTGCAGTTTTGTAAGTATTTTGTTTATCGTATTAATATGAGTTGGTTATTGGTTGGCTGCATAATGTTGCTTATTGTAAAACTAATGgcgaaaaagacaaaaaaaattcttaaAGCAGTACCTTGCCAAAGAGCTAAGAACCTCTTTGATGTGGGTTTAAAAAGCATCTATTTTTATAAAAAGAAAAATTTGGAGAAACTTTTTACTGGACCTGGAACAAATATTTTGACTTGGATACTTTGACAAATATCTTCATATGACACCTTGTGAGCTTTTGAACTTTACCAGAAAGTTTGCAGTGGTTGAAATTTCTGGAGAGATTTATGATGTAAAAGATACCTTTTGAGATCTTTGTATTATCTTTAGATTCTAGAATCAATGGCAGTGCTGGTTTCATTTGTAAAATCATCTGTGGGTTGTCCTTACATCCTGGTTGTTATATGACTAGCAACTCGCATTCAGATTTGATTtggaaacagacagaaaaataCAAAGGTTTATTCGCAAAAGTGCATGCAAAATTATAACATGGAAATATCTTAAAGGTAAAGGGGGGATAAAAATCAGTTCTTCCTAAATGATTCCCTTCAGACAGCTCATGGTGTTTTGTGGTGTACTTATACTATATCATTAAAGACTGGTTTTGTCTTGATCAAACCAATAAGGGTTGTACCTGCTTTGTATGATAGGGAGGAAGACAAGCCGAGAATGGCAGCAGCTATGAAAAGTAGTTTGAATGAAGAATGGGAAGGATTACTCCTGAGCTTAGAGCTATGTAAATAAGTCCTTTTTTATGTTGAGTATTTGCCTAACTTAATTGAGTTTTTTTGGACTTTATTGCAAaagtgcttttttttttctttttttaagagTACGTAGTATGATTTAGATTTTTGGATATTGCCTTTTGTTTCAGTTTTGCTGAAAGTTGTTTACATTCAGTTGAAAAACTTGATTTGTTGTCCTATGGACTACATTCGTCCTATGGAGTTGTTGGTTTTCTGGTCTGTAGTCTTGCTTTGGATATAAAAAAAACTATagactttttttgttgtttttgttttatatataaacattatagatatatatatttatgtggtAAAGAATGGATATAAACCACAGTTTTGAACTATTTgattacttttttttcttcatattcATATATACATAATGCATATAACCTGTCTTAAAAATCGTAAAAGGTGTATATTGCTTTATTCACTTTGGGGAAGAACAATGAagcagttcgtgaccatagcaAAAAGGGGTCGCAAGAGATTGCCGAACAACATCTTGCTTATCTCGAACAAACAGAGGCTGGTCGGGCCTTAGATGCACTGAATACTGCACCTGCATCCTGCTTTGTATTTAAACTAATTACTAGTCATGCTTCCCCTTAAAATGAGCAGTGTGCTATGCATTATATATTTATCTTTGCGActgctttttctttttgttttctcttttttgttttcttcttcCCTTTATCGTTTGAACTTTTAGTTTTCCCTTTTGTTTCCTTGTAGAAGTGAAACTTTGAGTCTAGATGAGCTGAGCCCCTCCTGCTGCTCTGGGGTAGGCCTGCCTTGTCTCATTCCAGACCTCACTGCTCTTCATTCAGAGGAACACCGAGAACCACCTCCATGGCCCATTGGTGTGTTCCCACGCTGAAGCAGTGATGTTCTGGCATGACATAACAGGACCCTCATGCCCCCACTACATCTCAATTCTAAATGTGAGAATGATTATTTATTTGAAGTTGTACAGTATGACTTGGCTCACagcattttttggggggatagAATATATCTTTTTGTTGAGTATTTAAAAGGATgtacatgtttttttctttgtgtttggAATACAATACTTACTGTATTTTTTCATGTTCAGTACATCAATAAATAAGTTGAAGGGAAATGCAATTCTGTGGATGGGTCTGATGTGTACTGCTCAACCTCCTTCAGCTGAACCTTTCAGCAGTGTCACATTTCCTAACGTTTCCAGTAGAGGCAGTTACACGTGGGCCGGGACTCACACAGAACACATCCTTGCAAGTACTGTTGTTGATGGGTAAAGGTGACCTGTGTGACCCCTGTATGCTCACCAGAGATCACCATTCACAACACCAGACCTATGTCTGCTGTCATCGACTAGatttcttctccccccccccccctcaatttGTACAATTTACCCTCTGACCTTCTTTGGgtagacgggggggggggggttatgtacTTTGTATTGCAAACTGTGATGTCCAGACTCCATTGGAGTGCTGCCAGTATTCTTTTGCATTCATTGATTCAATGATTTGCATTCATACGCCTATCTGCATTGGAGCAGCGTAAAACACAGGAAATGATGTGCGTGCGAGGTACACCAAATGTTGCCTTGTTTGTGAACATTTGGTGTACGTTTTTCCTGATGCATTTAGATAGTTGATTACCATAGCCTCAATTAGGTATGAATCAGCTGTTTGACACAATTAACTCTGGCTTGACCATAGTTGTAATGACCATTCCTTCTTGGTACCAGGCTTCAGGGGGAATTTGTCTTTCTTGCTTCATTGATTTGTCACTACAGGGTAGGATTGCTTTTAGCATTTTATCTTCTACTGTTGAAGCTTTATGATGTAGCACAGACTTGGAAGTTATAGAACGCAAATCAATGTTCTGCTTTGCTTAGAGTGCGTCTCTGGTCGGAGTTGTTCTGAAAATAACTGTTTACGAGCTGCCCTGAAAGTTAATTGGAGCATGGTTCACACACCAGCACTAAAACGTGCTGtcacaaaggcagcacaaggcttGAAGGAAGAAGCCTGATATAGAGTATTGATT belongs to Osmerus mordax isolate fOsmMor3 chromosome 23, fOsmMor3.pri, whole genome shotgun sequence and includes:
- the elavl2 gene encoding ELAV-like protein 2 isoform X2 yields the protein MAVRLCDVASLLRSGSWAAEPWTGQVIAAMETQLSNGPTCNNTSNGPSTISNNCSSPVESGSLEDSKTNLIVNYLPQNMTQEELKSLFGSIGEIESCKLVRDKITGQSLGYGFVNYVDPKDAEKAINTLNGLRLQTKTIKVSYARPSSASIRDANLYVSGLPKTMTQKELEQLFSQYGRIITSRILVDQVTGVSRGVGFIRFDRRIEAEEAIKGLNGQKPPGATEPITVKFANNPSQKTSQALLSQLYQSPNRRYPGPLAQQAQRFRLDNLLNMAYGVKRFSPMAIDGVTSLAGINIPGHAGTGWCIFVYNLAPDADESILWQMFGPFGAVTNVKVIRDFNTNKCKGFGFVTMTNYDEAAMAIASLNGYRLGDRVLQVSFKTNKTHKA
- the elavl2 gene encoding ELAV-like protein 2 isoform X1; this translates as MAVRLCDVASLLRSGSWAAEPWTGQVIAAMETQLSNGPTCNNTSNGPSTISNNCSSPVESGSLEDSKTNLIVNYLPQNMTQEELKSLFGSIGEIESCKLVRDKITGQSLGYGFVNYVDPKDAEKAINTLNGLRLQTKTIKVSYARPSSASIRDANLYVSGLPKTMTQKELEQLFSQYGRIITSRILVDQVTGVSRGVGFIRFDRRIEAEEAIKGLNGQKPPGATEPITVKFANNPSQKTSQALLSQLYQSPNRRYPGPLAQQAQRFRLDNLLNMAYGVKSRFSPMAIDGVTSLAGINIPGHAGTGWCIFVYNLAPDADESILWQMFGPFGAVTNVKVIRDFNTNKCKGFGFVTMTNYDEAAMAIASLNGYRLGDRVLQVSFKTNKTHKA